One Egicoccus halophilus genomic region harbors:
- a CDS encoding aldehyde dehydrogenase family protein: protein MTASWTGTLAIPEPGDGIPPTAPEAIDAALATLRERAPVWIDTDVPARLALLEELVDDTLASAPAWATAAAAAKGIRSDSPLMGEDWISGPVMVLRNLRLLQRSLGQIVETGRPQPPSLEVAANGQVVARVFPSDTVDQLMFPQFTGEIRLRPDVPLDRAEARIGRIHREGTVSEPTVALVLGAGNVSSIGPMDALYELFARNRVVLLKMNPVNAHLGPHVAAAFQPLVREGFLRIVYGGAEVGRHLTDHPEVDTIHVTGSDKTYDAIVFGTGEAGARRKAAGERRLDKPVTAELGNVSPVIVVPGPWNDKDLAFHGDNIASMLVNNGGFNCIAARVVVQHRQWAKRRKLLDAVRDSLRGAEPRVPYYPGAVDRWRQFTDAHPSAEWFGDAPDDDHPDRLPFTLIPDLDAHTIDDVAFTTEAFCGVFGEVALDAPRSVADYLEAAVAFCNDTLWGTLSASLLVHPDSLKDPEIANAVERAIDRLRYGSVVVNHWSAVPYGMVSTTWGAYPGAEPTDIQSGTGVVHNTYLLEDVEKTVVRGPFRPPMKPVWFHTHRGAAKLAPKLARLVATGERRQVPGILWQAVRG from the coding sequence ATGACGGCGAGCTGGACGGGGACCCTGGCCATCCCGGAACCGGGTGACGGCATCCCGCCCACGGCACCCGAGGCCATCGACGCGGCCTTGGCGACGCTGCGTGAACGGGCCCCGGTCTGGATCGACACGGACGTCCCCGCACGCCTCGCGCTGCTCGAGGAGCTCGTCGACGACACGCTCGCCTCGGCACCCGCCTGGGCGACGGCTGCGGCTGCGGCCAAGGGCATCCGCAGCGACTCGCCGCTGATGGGGGAGGACTGGATCTCCGGTCCGGTCATGGTGCTGCGCAACCTCCGCCTGCTGCAACGCAGCCTCGGCCAGATCGTCGAGACCGGCCGTCCGCAGCCACCGTCGCTCGAGGTCGCGGCCAACGGGCAGGTCGTGGCGCGCGTGTTCCCGTCCGACACCGTCGACCAGCTGATGTTCCCCCAGTTCACCGGGGAGATCCGCCTGCGTCCCGACGTCCCACTCGACCGGGCCGAGGCGCGCATCGGTCGGATCCATCGCGAAGGGACCGTCAGCGAGCCGACGGTGGCACTCGTGCTCGGCGCCGGCAACGTCTCCTCGATCGGGCCGATGGACGCCCTCTACGAGCTGTTCGCGCGCAACCGCGTCGTGCTGCTCAAGATGAACCCGGTCAACGCCCACCTCGGCCCGCACGTCGCCGCCGCGTTCCAGCCGTTGGTGCGCGAGGGCTTCCTGCGCATCGTCTACGGCGGTGCCGAGGTCGGTCGCCACCTGACCGATCACCCGGAGGTCGACACCATCCACGTCACCGGGTCGGACAAGACCTACGACGCGATCGTGTTCGGCACCGGGGAAGCGGGCGCGCGCCGCAAGGCCGCCGGTGAACGCCGTCTCGACAAGCCGGTCACGGCAGAGCTCGGCAACGTCAGCCCCGTCATCGTCGTCCCCGGTCCCTGGAACGACAAGGACCTCGCCTTCCACGGCGACAACATCGCCTCCATGCTGGTCAACAACGGCGGGTTCAACTGCATCGCTGCACGCGTGGTCGTCCAGCACCGGCAGTGGGCCAAACGGCGCAAGCTGCTCGACGCCGTGCGCGACTCCCTGCGAGGCGCGGAGCCGCGCGTGCCCTACTACCCGGGCGCGGTCGACCGGTGGCGGCAGTTCACCGACGCGCACCCGAGCGCCGAATGGTTCGGGGACGCCCCCGACGACGACCACCCCGACCGTTTGCCGTTCACGTTGATCCCGGACCTCGACGCGCACACGATCGACGACGTCGCCTTCACGACCGAGGCCTTCTGCGGCGTCTTCGGCGAGGTGGCACTCGACGCCCCGCGCTCGGTCGCGGACTACCTCGAAGCCGCGGTCGCGTTCTGCAACGACACGCTGTGGGGAACCCTGTCGGCATCGCTCCTGGTGCACCCGGACTCGCTCAAGGACCCGGAGATCGCCAACGCCGTGGAGCGGGCCATCGACCGGCTGCGTTACGGCTCGGTGGTGGTCAACCACTGGTCCGCCGTGCCCTACGGCATGGTGTCCACCACCTGGGGCGCCTACCCGGGCGCCGAGCCGACCGACATCCAGTCGGGCACCGGGGTGGTGCACAACACCTACCTGCTCGAGGACGTGGAGAAGACGGTCGTCCGTGGCCCGTTCCGCCCCCCGATGAAGCCGGTGTGGTTCCACACCCACCGGGGCGCCGCGAAGCTCGCTCCCAAGCTGGCACGTCTGGTCGCCACCGGTGAGCGCCGCCAGGTGCCGGGCATCCTGTGGCAGGCCGTGCGCGGGTGA
- a CDS encoding DUF305 domain-containing protein: MKRVSLISMAVVVGVVAAGCTGGTAEEEPAAASSEPRIIQPGAPGEPSRELTPEEAAEAVEPPSATDADVAFMQGMIPHHAQALRMTRLVEDRTEREDLPLFAERMDISQEDEIDLMRRWLEERDEEVPSLLAEHEGHEGELMPGMLTEEEFAELEAAEGETFDRLFLESMMRHHAGALQMVEELFAAEGGQEPEISQFAMHIVSDQEIEMSRMQQMLADLDG, encoded by the coding sequence ATGAAGCGAGTTTCGTTGATCTCGATGGCCGTGGTCGTCGGCGTCGTCGCGGCCGGGTGCACCGGCGGCACCGCCGAGGAGGAGCCGGCGGCGGCGTCGTCCGAGCCGCGCATCATCCAGCCGGGGGCGCCGGGCGAGCCCAGCCGCGAGCTGACCCCGGAGGAGGCGGCCGAGGCCGTCGAGCCGCCGAGCGCCACCGATGCCGACGTGGCGTTCATGCAGGGCATGATCCCGCACCACGCGCAGGCGCTGCGCATGACCCGCCTGGTCGAGGACCGCACCGAACGCGAGGACCTGCCGCTGTTCGCCGAGCGCATGGACATCTCGCAGGAGGACGAGATCGACCTCATGCGGCGCTGGCTCGAGGAGCGCGACGAGGAGGTCCCGAGCCTGCTCGCCGAGCACGAGGGCCACGAGGGCGAACTGATGCCGGGCATGCTCACCGAGGAGGAGTTCGCCGAGCTCGAGGCCGCCGAGGGCGAGACGTTCGACCGGCTGTTCCTCGAGTCGATGATGCGCCACCACGCCGGGGCCCTGCAGATGGTCGAGGAGCTGTTCGCGGCCGAGGGCGGCCAGGAGCCGGAGATCAGCCAGTTCGCGATGCACATCGTCTCCGACCAGGAGATCGAGATGAGCCGCATGCAGCAGATGCTCGCGGACCTCGACGGCTGA
- the rpmA gene encoding 50S ribosomal protein L27, with product MAHKKGGGSSNNGRDSNAKRLGVKKYGGETIRAGGIIVRQRGTKVHPGENVGRGGDDTLFALADGAVSFHKTRTRTTVSVLPTQD from the coding sequence ATGGCGCACAAGAAGGGCGGCGGCTCGTCCAACAACGGCCGCGATTCCAACGCGAAGCGCCTCGGCGTGAAGAAGTACGGCGGCGAGACCATCCGTGCCGGCGGCATCATCGTCCGTCAGCGTGGCACCAAGGTGCACCCGGGTGAGAACGTCGGCCGTGGCGGCGACGACACGCTGTTCGCGCTCGCCGACGGTGCCGTCAGCTTCCACAAGACGCGCACCCGCACCACCGTCTCGGTCCTGCCGACCCAGGACTGA
- the proB gene encoding glutamate 5-kinase yields MTDGSARRFARPALCVVKVGSSSLRGHDGRLDRGQVANIAEQLVAAQQAGTRVVLVSSGAVAAGMGLLGLERRPTDLPTLQACAAVGQGELIHEYQQVLARSGRAAAQILLSQDDFVRRGRYLNARTTLRRLLELGAMPIINENDAVATEELAYGDNDHLAALVASMLDAQLLVLLSDVEGLYDADPRTSAEVGLIERVDDVDALDDASIGGVGSYVGSGGMRTKVGSARVAVRSATHTVVADARRPGVLAEVVEGGAVGTWFVAQPQRLEARRLWIGFALRAHGQVHVNDGAVHALRVGGASLLSVGVVHADGEFASGDAVEVRGPDGRLVARGLSNYSVDDLRRIAGRSTSDAAEAFGSGFAREVVHRDDLVLL; encoded by the coding sequence GTGACCGACGGGTCGGCACGCCGCTTCGCGCGCCCCGCGTTGTGCGTGGTGAAGGTGGGCTCGTCGTCGTTGCGCGGGCACGACGGTCGGCTCGACCGCGGGCAGGTCGCCAACATCGCCGAGCAACTGGTGGCCGCCCAGCAGGCGGGCACGCGGGTGGTGCTCGTGTCGTCGGGTGCCGTCGCTGCCGGCATGGGCCTGCTCGGCCTCGAGCGGCGTCCGACCGACCTGCCGACCCTCCAGGCATGCGCGGCGGTGGGGCAGGGGGAGCTGATCCACGAGTACCAGCAGGTGTTGGCCCGCTCGGGTCGGGCGGCCGCACAGATCCTGCTCAGCCAGGACGACTTCGTGCGCCGGGGCCGCTACCTCAATGCGCGCACCACGCTGCGGCGGCTGCTGGAGCTCGGGGCGATGCCGATCATCAACGAGAACGACGCGGTGGCCACCGAGGAGCTCGCCTACGGTGACAACGACCACCTCGCCGCGCTGGTCGCCTCGATGCTCGACGCGCAGCTGCTGGTGCTGCTCAGCGACGTCGAGGGGCTCTACGACGCCGATCCGCGCACGTCCGCCGAGGTCGGACTGATCGAACGGGTCGACGACGTCGACGCACTCGACGACGCCTCCATCGGCGGGGTCGGGTCCTACGTCGGCTCCGGCGGGATGCGGACCAAGGTCGGCTCGGCCCGCGTCGCGGTGCGCTCGGCCACGCACACGGTCGTGGCCGACGCCCGGCGGCCGGGCGTGCTCGCCGAGGTCGTCGAGGGCGGCGCGGTCGGTACCTGGTTCGTGGCGCAGCCGCAGCGGCTCGAGGCCCGACGCCTGTGGATCGGCTTCGCGCTGCGCGCCCACGGGCAGGTCCATGTCAACGACGGGGCCGTTCACGCGCTGCGGGTCGGGGGCGCCTCGCTGCTGTCGGTCGGCGTCGTGCACGCCGACGGCGAGTTCGCGTCCGGCGACGCCGTCGAGGTGCGCGGTCCAGACGGTCGGCTGGTCGCCCGGGGCCTGAGCAACTACTCGGTCGACGACCTGCGCCGGATCGCGGGACGGTCCACCAGCGACGCGGCCGAGGCGTTCGGGTCCGGGTTCGCCCGCGAGGTCGTGCACCGCGACGACCTCGTGCTCCTCTGA
- the rplU gene encoding 50S ribosomal protein L21 has product MYAVIATGGKQYRVQPGQEVTIEKLTGEVGDAVELVPVLVVGDEGDVTAGGDLEGRAVRATITGHDKGQRIRVFTYKNKSRQHKRRGHRQHRTTVRIEEI; this is encoded by the coding sequence GTGTACGCGGTCATCGCGACGGGCGGCAAGCAGTACCGGGTGCAGCCCGGTCAGGAAGTCACGATCGAGAAGCTGACCGGTGAGGTCGGTGACGCCGTCGAACTCGTACCCGTGCTGGTCGTGGGTGACGAGGGCGACGTGACCGCGGGTGGTGACCTCGAGGGGCGCGCCGTGCGTGCGACCATCACCGGTCACGACAAGGGTCAGCGCATCCGGGTGTTCACCTACAAGAACAAGTCCCGGCAGCACAAGCGGCGGGGCCACCGCCAGCACCGGACGACCGTCCGCATCGAGGAGATCTGA
- a CDS encoding DUF2332 domain-containing protein, translating to MGGPSDEGLGHDALAAGERLRRFASACEDRSPLYAHLARSAADDPDVAGLLTAAPSAPLGHPTLLFAAVHDLVLLGAAPALAAWYPSVGGTRTTTDGDPWPIFRATSLGQRSEVEHRIRTRRTQTNEVGRSSALLLALRAVEQQVGRPLAWLDVGTSAGLTLRADRFRHALVGDDGPASAAVLGPADATVRLTCRVGGDPPADRLPSLAWRAGLDAAPVDLTDDDARRWLQACVWPEQTDRLARLRAALQVAVDVPVPVTAGDAVTDLADAAAAAPADATLVVTHTWVLAYLDAAARQAFDAALAALGAERDVERIGMEDGGLLPGTRRDGVSRSFLGRTSWHGGRRRDQVLGTVDDHGRWLRWRPRPVDGAAAAGA from the coding sequence ATGGGCGGGCCGAGCGACGAGGGCCTCGGCCACGACGCGCTGGCCGCCGGGGAGCGCCTGCGGCGGTTCGCCTCCGCCTGCGAGGACCGCTCGCCGCTGTACGCGCACCTGGCCCGGTCCGCGGCGGACGACCCGGACGTGGCCGGGTTGCTGACGGCCGCGCCGAGCGCACCCCTGGGCCATCCGACCCTGCTGTTCGCCGCCGTGCACGACCTGGTGCTCCTCGGCGCGGCTCCCGCGCTGGCCGCGTGGTACCCGAGCGTCGGCGGGACACGCACGACCACCGACGGGGACCCGTGGCCGATCTTCCGGGCCACCTCGTTGGGCCAGCGGTCGGAGGTCGAGCACCGCATCCGGACCCGACGCACCCAGACCAACGAGGTCGGCCGCTCGTCGGCCCTGCTGCTCGCGCTGCGGGCGGTCGAGCAGCAGGTCGGGCGCCCACTCGCCTGGCTCGACGTCGGCACGTCCGCCGGCCTGACCCTGCGCGCCGACCGGTTCCGTCACGCGCTGGTCGGCGACGACGGACCGGCCTCGGCGGCCGTGCTCGGACCGGCCGACGCGACCGTGCGCCTCACGTGCCGGGTCGGCGGGGACCCGCCGGCCGACCGGTTGCCGTCGCTGGCCTGGCGCGCCGGCCTGGACGCGGCCCCGGTCGACCTCACCGACGACGACGCACGCCGGTGGCTGCAGGCGTGCGTGTGGCCCGAGCAGACCGACCGGTTGGCGCGCCTGCGGGCCGCGCTGCAGGTGGCCGTCGACGTCCCGGTGCCCGTGACGGCCGGCGATGCGGTCACCGACCTCGCCGACGCGGCCGCAGCTGCGCCGGCGGACGCGACGCTGGTGGTCACCCACACCTGGGTGCTGGCCTACCTCGACGCCGCCGCACGCCAGGCGTTCGACGCGGCCCTGGCGGCGCTCGGAGCGGAGCGGGACGTCGAGCGCATCGGGATGGAGGACGGGGGCCTGCTGCCGGGCACCCGACGCGACGGGGTCTCGCGCAGCTTCCTGGGCCGTACCAGCTGGCACGGCGGCCGGCGCCGCGACCAGGTCCTGGGAACGGTCGACGACCACGGCCGCTGGCTGCGGTGGCGGCCGCGCCCCGTGGACGGCGCAGCAGCCGCCGGGGCCTGA
- a CDS encoding LVIVD repeat-containing protein gives MNRRTHHSIGGRTRRGLTAATCAALLATSLSTAAVAQEADPRGNLAPGTDVEADGNAFTVPNADAETVASNMEHLANRPKPRWTNAAGQDSAAGAFNYSNIGSDLAFTGDHAISGNYRGFGVYDISDPAAPVLTTTVNCPGGQGDVSVYGDLLFMSVESTAGRTDCSTSTASPVFRGVRIFDISDLANPQYIAGVQTCRGSHTHTIVEDPSDPANVYVYVSGTAGVRSAAQLAGCTNPTNANTLAAHLDANGDPISTSRFLVEVIKVPLATPADAAVVNEARLMADEATGSPAGLWPGGNHGEGTQSTAATDACHDITAYPEIGLAAGACEGNGLLIDISDPADPQRIDEVLDPNFAYWHSATFSNDGTKVVFTDEWGGGVGARCRTTDPDNWGANAIFDLVDGKLEFASYYKIPNVQNTNETCVAHNGSLVPVPGRDIMVQAWYEGGASVFDFTDSANPVEIAYFDRGPYAPQPTFHQGGYWSIYWYNGHIYGNEIFLGFDSWKLTPSADLSEVELAAMEQVQLDEFNPQAQTRFTWPASFTTVRAWHAAAQRQGVLASNVDRNLTRFIDRAELAANASNSKQRNNDVAQLRAVSNQLGSSDVEQDLKQALLELADELAD, from the coding sequence GTGAACCGACGCACCCACCACTCGATCGGGGGACGGACGAGACGGGGGTTGACCGCAGCGACCTGCGCGGCCCTGCTGGCCACCTCGCTGTCCACCGCGGCCGTCGCCCAGGAGGCGGACCCGCGCGGCAACCTCGCCCCGGGGACCGACGTCGAGGCCGACGGCAACGCGTTCACGGTGCCCAACGCCGACGCGGAGACCGTCGCGTCCAACATGGAGCACCTCGCCAACCGCCCCAAGCCGCGGTGGACGAACGCCGCCGGGCAGGACTCCGCGGCGGGCGCCTTCAACTACAGCAACATCGGCTCCGACCTGGCCTTCACCGGCGACCACGCCATCAGCGGCAACTACCGCGGCTTCGGCGTCTACGACATCTCCGACCCCGCGGCGCCGGTGCTCACCACCACGGTGAACTGTCCCGGCGGCCAGGGTGACGTGTCGGTGTACGGCGACCTGCTGTTCATGTCGGTGGAGTCGACGGCCGGCCGCACCGACTGCTCGACCAGCACCGCCTCGCCGGTGTTCCGCGGCGTGCGCATCTTCGACATCAGCGACCTCGCCAACCCGCAGTACATCGCCGGTGTCCAGACCTGCCGCGGGTCGCACACCCACACGATCGTCGAGGACCCGAGCGACCCGGCGAACGTCTACGTCTACGTGTCCGGCACCGCCGGGGTCCGCTCCGCGGCACAGCTCGCCGGCTGCACCAATCCGACCAACGCGAACACGCTCGCGGCGCACCTCGACGCCAACGGCGACCCGATCTCCACCTCGCGGTTCCTGGTCGAGGTCATCAAGGTGCCGCTCGCGACGCCTGCGGATGCCGCGGTCGTCAACGAGGCCCGGCTGATGGCCGACGAGGCGACCGGGAGCCCGGCCGGCCTGTGGCCCGGTGGCAACCACGGTGAGGGGACACAGTCGACGGCGGCGACCGACGCCTGCCACGACATCACGGCCTACCCCGAGATCGGCCTGGCCGCCGGCGCCTGCGAGGGCAACGGCCTCCTGATCGACATCTCCGACCCGGCCGACCCCCAGCGGATCGACGAGGTACTCGACCCGAACTTCGCCTACTGGCACTCCGCGACCTTCAGCAACGACGGCACCAAGGTCGTGTTCACCGACGAGTGGGGCGGCGGGGTCGGCGCGCGTTGCCGGACCACCGACCCGGACAACTGGGGCGCCAACGCCATCTTCGACCTCGTCGACGGCAAGCTCGAGTTCGCCAGCTACTACAAGATCCCCAACGTCCAGAACACCAACGAGACCTGCGTGGCCCACAACGGCTCGCTGGTCCCGGTGCCGGGCCGCGACATCATGGTGCAGGCCTGGTACGAGGGCGGCGCGTCGGTGTTCGACTTCACCGACTCGGCCAACCCGGTGGAGATCGCCTACTTCGACCGCGGGCCCTACGCCCCGCAGCCGACGTTCCACCAGGGCGGTTACTGGTCGATCTACTGGTACAACGGCCACATCTACGGCAACGAGATCTTCCTCGGCTTCGACTCGTGGAAGCTCACGCCGAGCGCCGACCTGAGCGAGGTCGAGCTGGCGGCCATGGAGCAGGTCCAGCTGGATGAGTTCAACCCCCAGGCGCAGACCCGCTTCACCTGGCCGGCGTCGTTCACCACGGTGCGGGCGTGGCACGCCGCCGCGCAGCGCCAGGGGGTCCTGGCCAGCAACGTCGACCGGAACCTGACCCGGTTCATCGACCGTGCCGAGCTGGCGGCCAACGCCAGCAACAGCAAGCAGCGCAACAACGACGTCGCGCAGCTGCGCGCCGTCAGCAACCAGCTCGGCTCCAGCGACGTCGAGCAGGACCTCAAGCAGGCCCTGCTCGAGCTGGCCGACGAGCTGGCCGACTGA
- a CDS encoding LVIVD repeat-containing protein — protein sequence MKKFLTRPARRRAGRSAFAALAATALLAGALPASAATLPTDSLPEGSEEIGLESFAAESADAPGYPTTDDPRVGLEPGAGDTAGEAISNLEKLASLPMAPGASTNSDLAFTGDYVVSGNYNGFNVYDVSDPSDPQLTTSVICPGSQNDVSVYGDLLFLSVESTAGKIDCTSGGVTSENRFRGVRIFDISDIENPVLLPGVQTCKGSHTHTVVEDPNDPDNVYIYVSGTAGVRSTAELDICSTGSTLVDPNTSHFSITVIKVPLDAPETAAIVNRNARIFSTCGDNSCEDQHAEGSLNGLPGSGRQPTYPEDSPRAPGGQSVSQTYQCHDITAYPEIGLAAGACQGRGLLLDITDPANPSRIDAVEDYNFAYWHSATFNNDGTTVVFTDEWGGGSGARCRATDPLTWGANAIFDVVQTEDGPKMEFASYFKLPMVQTNQENCVAHNGSLIPVPGRDIMVQAWYQGGTTVFDFTDSKNPVEIAYFDRGPNHPTQLQTGGFWSTYWHNGYLYGNEIARGFDVFDLTPSEFLSAAEIAAAKQVTFDEYNVQGQQELTWPATFTTVRGWQASAKHQGAIGADLDAQVTKFVDRAEQAAGANNAKQRNNDVAQLRAVSNQLGDSDVEQGLKAALHELADTLSK from the coding sequence ATGAAGAAATTCCTGACCCGTCCTGCGCGTCGACGCGCAGGACGTTCCGCGTTCGCGGCACTTGCCGCGACCGCGCTGCTGGCCGGCGCGCTGCCGGCCTCGGCAGCCACGCTGCCGACCGACTCGCTGCCGGAGGGCAGCGAGGAGATCGGGCTCGAGAGCTTCGCGGCGGAGTCCGCCGACGCACCCGGGTACCCGACGACCGACGACCCGCGCGTGGGGCTCGAGCCGGGCGCCGGCGACACCGCCGGCGAGGCCATCAGCAACCTCGAGAAGCTCGCGAGCCTGCCCATGGCGCCCGGCGCCAGCACGAACTCGGACCTCGCCTTCACGGGCGACTACGTGGTCTCGGGCAACTACAACGGGTTCAACGTCTACGACGTGTCCGACCCGTCGGACCCGCAGCTGACCACCTCGGTCATCTGCCCCGGCAGCCAGAACGACGTCTCGGTCTACGGCGACCTGCTGTTCCTGTCCGTGGAGTCGACGGCCGGCAAGATCGACTGCACCAGCGGCGGCGTCACCTCGGAGAACCGGTTCCGCGGCGTGCGCATCTTCGACATCAGCGACATCGAGAACCCCGTTCTCCTGCCCGGTGTGCAGACCTGCAAGGGCTCGCACACCCACACGGTGGTCGAGGACCCCAACGACCCCGACAACGTCTACATCTACGTGTCGGGCACGGCCGGCGTCCGCTCGACCGCGGAGCTCGACATCTGCTCCACGGGCAGCACGCTGGTCGACCCGAACACCTCGCACTTCTCGATCACCGTGATCAAGGTGCCGCTCGACGCGCCCGAGACCGCGGCGATCGTCAACCGCAACGCGCGCATCTTCTCGACCTGTGGTGACAACTCCTGCGAGGACCAGCACGCCGAGGGCTCGCTCAACGGGCTCCCCGGCTCGGGTCGTCAGCCCACCTACCCGGAGGACTCCCCGCGCGCGCCCGGTGGTCAGAGCGTCTCGCAGACCTACCAGTGCCACGACATCACCGCCTACCCGGAGATCGGGCTCGCGGCCGGCGCCTGCCAGGGACGCGGCCTGCTGCTCGACATCACCGACCCGGCCAACCCCAGCCGCATCGACGCCGTCGAGGACTACAACTTCGCCTACTGGCACTCGGCGACGTTCAACAACGACGGCACCACGGTCGTCTTCACCGACGAGTGGGGCGGCGGCTCGGGTGCGCGCTGCCGTGCGACCGACCCGCTGACCTGGGGCGCCAACGCCATCTTCGACGTGGTCCAGACCGAGGACGGCCCGAAGATGGAGTTCGCCTCCTACTTCAAGCTGCCGATGGTCCAGACCAACCAGGAGAACTGCGTCGCCCACAACGGCTCGCTGATCCCGGTCCCCGGCCGTGACATCATGGTGCAGGCCTGGTATCAGGGCGGCACCACGGTCTTCGACTTCACCGACTCGAAGAACCCGGTGGAGATCGCCTACTTCGACCGTGGCCCGAACCACCCGACGCAGCTGCAGACCGGTGGCTTCTGGTCGACCTACTGGCACAACGGCTACCTGTACGGCAACGAGATCGCGCGCGGGTTCGACGTCTTCGACCTCACCCCGTCCGAGTTCCTCAGCGCCGCGGAGATCGCCGCCGCCAAGCAGGTCACCTTCGACGAGTACAACGTCCAGGGCCAGCAGGAGCTGACCTGGCCGGCGACCTTCACCACCGTGCGTGGGTGGCAGGCCTCCGCCAAGCACCAGGGCGCGATCGGCGCCGACCTCGACGCCCAGGTGACGAAGTTCGTCGACCGCGCCGAGCAGGCGGCCGGCGCCAACAACGCCAAGCAGCGCAACAACGACGTCGCGCAGCTGCGCGCGGTCAGCAACCAGCTCGGCGACAGCGACGTGGAGCAGGGCCTGAAGGCCGCGCTGCACGAGCTCGCCGACACGCTGAGCAAGTGA